One genomic region from Natrinema caseinilyticum encodes:
- a CDS encoding TAXI family TRAP transporter solute-binding subunit, whose translation MVDDRNRMHTFTNRRAFLAAGVGTTAAMAGCLNSLDEGLGEGSDGSNLTIVTAASETGTYAASQGIAATVDEHAEQITVEAQPSEGTEDNIGRLGRGEADIGMIQHRSAQKILNGDEPYGGLEYTPQQIFHYNDLPWLFVTNNDWTSLADVESGARISPTPGESGTRETLSEALEIVVDDYEQISVGYGEQAGAMQEGQLDVGAITISNFDFEASWIQEMKQTVDTRILEWPDSAVSELENKQGIPIEPIDMTKFDGYAHAPGEAIGINIPYNFVVRGDLEYDYVYDFLETMHEHREEMKEDHPYLGYYMDDEWWTTRMYDEFPFHPAAADFYEEIGVWSDEYVRGDE comes from the coding sequence ATGGTAGATGACCGCAACCGCATGCACACGTTCACGAACCGTCGCGCGTTCCTCGCCGCCGGCGTCGGCACCACGGCTGCGATGGCAGGCTGTCTCAATTCCCTCGACGAGGGCCTCGGCGAGGGGAGCGACGGTTCGAATCTCACGATCGTCACCGCCGCGTCGGAAACCGGAACCTACGCGGCCAGTCAGGGAATCGCCGCGACGGTGGACGAACACGCCGAGCAGATCACGGTCGAAGCGCAACCGAGCGAGGGAACGGAGGACAATATCGGCCGACTCGGCCGGGGCGAGGCCGACATCGGGATGATCCAACACCGCTCCGCTCAGAAGATTCTGAACGGGGACGAGCCGTACGGCGGTCTCGAGTATACGCCCCAGCAGATCTTCCATTACAACGACCTCCCGTGGTTGTTCGTGACGAACAACGACTGGACCTCGCTCGCAGACGTCGAATCTGGCGCTCGGATATCACCGACGCCGGGCGAGTCGGGAACGCGTGAGACTCTCTCCGAAGCGCTCGAGATCGTCGTCGACGATTACGAGCAGATCAGCGTCGGCTACGGCGAGCAGGCCGGAGCGATGCAAGAAGGGCAACTCGACGTCGGCGCGATCACGATCTCCAACTTCGACTTCGAGGCGTCGTGGATCCAGGAGATGAAACAGACCGTCGACACCCGCATTCTCGAGTGGCCCGACAGTGCCGTTAGCGAACTCGAGAACAAACAGGGCATTCCGATCGAACCGATCGACATGACCAAGTTCGACGGATACGCGCACGCGCCCGGCGAGGCGATCGGAATCAACATCCCGTACAACTTCGTCGTTCGCGGCGATCTCGAGTACGACTACGTCTACGACTTCCTCGAGACGATGCACGAACACCGCGAGGAGATGAAAGAGGACCACCCGTATCTCGGTTACTATATGGACGACGAGTGGTGGACGACGCGGATGTACGACGAGTTCCCCTTCCATCCGGCTGCGGCCGACTTCTACGAGGAGATCGGCGTCTGGAGCGACGAGTACGTTCGCGGTGACGAATAG
- a CDS encoding acyl-CoA dehydrogenase family protein, whose protein sequence is MLDFVQLEEDLDQEERMIRDTAREFVEEHVKPDIGEHFENGTFPKELISKMGELGFYAPNLEGYGSPNVSETAYGLLMQELEAGDSGLRSMASVQGALVMYPIHSYGSEEQKEKWLPAMGEGDAIGCFGLTEPEHGSNPSAMETRAERDGDGYVLNGSKTWITNSPIADVAVVWARDRSTEGEPVRGFLVETDRDGITTNKITEKLSLRASITGEIGLNDVHVPEENVLPGVSGMKGPLSCLTQARYGIAWGAIGAARDCFEEARQYAQDRDQFGGPIGRFQLQQRKLAEMGTQITLAQLLAYRLAELKERGEMRPQHVSMAKRNNVRIARNQARIAREMLGGNGITTDYSPMRHMANLETVYTYEGTHDIHTLILGEEFTGIAAYQ, encoded by the coding sequence ATGCTGGATTTCGTTCAGCTCGAGGAAGATCTAGACCAGGAAGAGCGGATGATCCGGGACACTGCCCGGGAGTTCGTCGAGGAGCACGTCAAACCCGATATCGGTGAGCACTTCGAGAACGGGACGTTCCCGAAGGAGCTCATTTCGAAGATGGGCGAACTCGGCTTCTACGCACCGAACCTCGAGGGGTACGGCTCGCCGAACGTCTCGGAGACGGCCTACGGGCTCCTGATGCAGGAACTCGAGGCGGGCGACTCGGGCCTGCGCTCGATGGCGTCGGTCCAGGGGGCGCTCGTCATGTATCCCATTCACTCCTACGGGAGCGAAGAACAGAAAGAGAAGTGGCTGCCGGCGATGGGTGAGGGCGATGCGATCGGGTGCTTCGGATTGACGGAGCCCGAACACGGTTCGAACCCGTCCGCGATGGAGACCCGAGCCGAACGCGACGGCGACGGCTACGTTCTGAACGGCTCGAAAACGTGGATCACGAACTCCCCGATCGCGGACGTCGCCGTCGTCTGGGCGCGCGACCGTTCGACCGAGGGCGAACCGGTCCGCGGATTCTTAGTCGAGACCGATCGCGACGGTATCACGACCAATAAGATCACCGAGAAGCTCTCGCTACGGGCCTCTATCACCGGCGAAATCGGCCTCAACGACGTCCACGTGCCCGAGGAGAACGTCCTGCCCGGCGTCTCCGGCATGAAGGGGCCGCTGTCCTGTCTCACGCAGGCCCGGTACGGGATCGCCTGGGGCGCCATCGGGGCCGCCCGCGACTGCTTCGAGGAGGCCCGCCAGTACGCCCAGGACCGCGATCAGTTCGGCGGTCCGATCGGTCGATTCCAGCTTCAACAGCGCAAGCTCGCCGAGATGGGAACCCAGATCACGCTCGCGCAACTCCTGGCCTACCGGCTCGCCGAACTCAAAGAGCGCGGCGAGATGCGACCGCAGCACGTCTCGATGGCGAAGCGAAACAACGTCCGGATCGCGCGCAACCAGGCCCGGATCGCCCGCGAGATGCTCGGCGGCAACGGCATCACGACCGACTACTCGCCGATGCGCCACATGGCCAACCTCGAGACGGTCTACACCTACGAGGGCACCCACGATATCCACACGCTCATCCTCGGTGAGGAGTTCACCGGCATCGCCGCCTACCAGTAG
- a CDS encoding IclR family transcriptional regulator: MSPERDEADTDGIGVSTTRKTFAIIEALEEGEGVTIAQLTQRTELPKSTVYRHLQTLTDLGYVIERDGRYYVGFRFVELGEQARSRKMGYTAAKRAVFELGQETDELAVFIVEEDNEAVYVHRYGSLSNTMIGQRRPLHSMASGKVILAEWDDESVAEYVSDVGLEAVTSNTITDPDALSDELEEIRSRGYAVNDQEHMDGLRGVAVPVYTPGDDFLGGLSVFGPTSRFTDDYVHDDLPPKLNDKAGEIKVTLAYS, translated from the coding sequence ATGAGCCCGGAGCGGGACGAGGCCGACACAGACGGCATCGGCGTATCGACGACGCGGAAGACGTTCGCGATCATCGAGGCCCTCGAGGAGGGGGAGGGCGTTACGATAGCGCAACTCACGCAGCGGACGGAACTCCCGAAGAGTACCGTGTATCGTCATTTACAGACGCTCACCGATCTCGGGTACGTGATCGAACGCGACGGGCGGTACTACGTCGGCTTTCGGTTCGTCGAACTCGGCGAGCAGGCTCGTTCCCGGAAGATGGGATACACGGCCGCCAAGCGGGCGGTATTCGAACTCGGGCAGGAAACCGACGAGCTCGCGGTCTTCATCGTCGAGGAGGACAACGAGGCCGTCTACGTTCATCGATACGGCAGCCTCTCGAACACGATGATCGGCCAGCGCCGGCCACTGCACTCGATGGCGTCCGGAAAGGTCATTCTCGCGGAGTGGGACGACGAGTCCGTCGCCGAGTACGTCAGCGACGTCGGCCTCGAGGCGGTCACGTCGAATACGATCACGGACCCCGACGCATTGAGCGACGAACTCGAGGAAATTCGCTCGCGGGGGTACGCGGTGAACGACCAGGAACACATGGACGGGCTTCGCGGTGTCGCCGTCCCCGTGTACACGCCCGGTGACGACTTTCTCGGTGGGCTGTCCGTATTCGGTCCGACCAGCCGCTTTACCGACGACTACGTTCACGACGACCTCCCACCCAAACTCAACGACAAGGCCGGCGAGATCAAGGTCACGCTCGCGTACAGCTAA
- the rdfA gene encoding rod-determining factor RdfA, which produces MTTSSERPGPDPKVLRLIRKYGLEGVGDELEAQWTHPENRTSLRELADSFNERLLRAALADADVETLTDDVSRLYALLSGTDGSRGEQTVATRRLERAGVDVETLTDEFVSYGAIRSYLTGYRDASLRTPDDDARETVRGTIEGLRQRTVAVTESKLARLQDSDHLRVGTHRVLADVRVFCEECGRQYDVATLLESGACDCDNRQ; this is translated from the coding sequence ATGACCACGTCATCCGAGCGTCCGGGCCCGGATCCGAAGGTACTCCGCCTCATTCGAAAGTACGGACTCGAGGGCGTCGGCGACGAACTCGAGGCCCAGTGGACCCACCCCGAGAACCGGACGAGCCTGCGGGAACTCGCCGATTCGTTCAACGAGCGGCTCCTCCGAGCCGCACTCGCCGACGCCGACGTCGAGACGCTGACCGACGACGTCAGTCGACTGTACGCCTTGCTGTCCGGTACCGACGGAAGCCGCGGCGAACAAACCGTCGCGACACGGCGACTCGAGCGTGCGGGCGTCGACGTCGAGACGCTGACCGACGAGTTCGTCTCCTACGGGGCGATCAGATCGTATCTCACCGGCTACCGGGACGCGTCGCTTCGGACTCCCGACGACGATGCTCGGGAGACGGTTCGCGGTACCATCGAGGGTCTCCGACAGCGAACGGTCGCGGTGACCGAAAGCAAACTCGCGCGGCTCCAAGATTCCGATCACCTCCGGGTCGGCACCCACCGCGTTCTCGCCGACGTCCGGGTCTTCTGCGAAGAGTGTGGGCGCCAGTACGACGTCGCCACGCTCCTCGAGAGCGGCGCGTGCGACTGTGACAACCGACAGTAA
- a CDS encoding PKD domain-containing protein has translation MSNQSSTGRDGVSNGTDGVANETEDSSGRETTDKRPTRHPARGPTGDEITRENGDARQRPADSDPPEHATTATAERSGMARRIFLRSAAVAGAAATFGSTAAAAREESCESFATMPIGGGDFQLVNNDWGSSAVDMCIWSEANGDYGYEWSTRSSGGPPNYPQGLLGTKPWGSDTGVRDFPIRRGDVDQLELEVDIDQTISGGEWDLAEEWWLMDSPVSEQTQTHTHEIMVVLDWGGGHNHYMEEENVWTDTFGNTIDYWANYSSGGTSADFHIFRVRGGLSTGRVDLTEVIDFMTERYGVSDRKWISGIELGNEYWQGSQGDVTFNQFDVTINGTTYSSGGGSTGGGGDDGSGGDSGDEDGGSSDPIATLSPSTTSAGVDELITFHVQDTSGTGRWITDLAWDFGDGTTATGWWNAHRYDSPGTYTVALTATANTGNRTTHEVTVTVS, from the coding sequence ATGAGCAACCAGTCATCGACAGGAAGGGACGGAGTATCGAACGGAACTGACGGAGTCGCGAACGAAACCGAGGATTCGTCGGGCCGGGAAACGACGGACAAGCGACCGACACGCCACCCAGCACGGGGCCCAACAGGCGACGAGATCACACGAGAGAACGGCGACGCCCGACAGCGGCCCGCGGATAGTGATCCGCCGGAGCACGCGACGACGGCGACTGCGGAGCGAAGCGGGATGGCCCGTCGGATATTCCTCCGGTCGGCCGCAGTGGCGGGGGCAGCGGCCACGTTCGGAAGTACGGCGGCGGCCGCCCGAGAGGAGAGCTGTGAATCGTTCGCGACGATGCCAATCGGGGGCGGTGACTTCCAACTCGTCAACAACGACTGGGGGAGTTCCGCCGTCGACATGTGCATCTGGTCGGAAGCGAACGGCGACTACGGGTACGAGTGGTCGACGCGGTCCAGCGGCGGGCCACCGAATTATCCCCAGGGCCTCCTCGGAACGAAACCCTGGGGCTCGGACACGGGTGTCCGGGACTTCCCGATCCGGCGGGGAGACGTCGACCAGCTCGAACTCGAGGTGGATATCGATCAGACCATCTCCGGCGGCGAGTGGGACCTCGCCGAGGAGTGGTGGTTGATGGACTCGCCGGTCTCCGAACAGACCCAGACCCACACTCACGAGATCATGGTGGTCCTCGACTGGGGCGGCGGCCACAACCACTACATGGAGGAGGAAAACGTCTGGACCGACACGTTCGGCAACACCATTGACTACTGGGCGAACTACAGCAGCGGCGGCACGAGCGCCGACTTCCACATCTTCCGCGTCCGCGGCGGCCTCTCGACCGGCCGCGTGGATCTGACGGAAGTCATCGACTTCATGACCGAGCGATACGGCGTCAGCGACCGGAAGTGGATCTCCGGGATCGAACTCGGCAACGAGTACTGGCAGGGAAGCCAGGGTGACGTCACGTTCAACCAGTTCGACGTCACGATCAATGGCACCACCTACTCGAGCGGGGGCGGAAGTACCGGCGGTGGCGGCGACGATGGAAGCGGAGGCGACAGTGGAGACGAGGATGGCGGATCGTCCGATCCGATCGCCACGCTGTCGCCGAGCACGACGTCCGCGGGCGTCGACGAACTGATCACCTTCCACGTCCAGGACACGTCCGGTACCGGTCGATGGATCACGGACCTCGCCTGGGACTTCGGCGACGGCACCACCGCGACCGGGTGGTGGAACGCCCACCGGTACGACTCGCCGGGAACGTACACCGTCGCGCTGACCGCGACGGCCAATACCGGCAACCGGACGACTCACGAGGTGACGGTCACGGTCTCGTAA
- a CDS encoding glycoside hydrolase family 3 C-terminal domain-containing protein — protein sequence MRATTSSSWSLAKRYWRCCCRRRLLAVVSAASVFGCQRVRIAPARCVRVGFGRSRGGFGTSANRTRESQTLLENDGLLPLSDDIDSIFVTGPNANSLRNQYGGWSVQDPDPAAGSTILDGITDRAGSGASVQYETGASLRERRDLEAVANGAADADVAIVAVGEGWYYHEFGPSELTGPTGSFPSRSLHELPTAQRDLLETVAETGTPMVVVAVSGRPLALSWTAETADALVFSYYPGSEGGDAIADVLFGDYNPSGRLPISVPRSAAELPTTFNHVAHPTPIGADEHPDTYDPLYEFGHGESYTEFSCTDLSVVDSRIGPAESVTASITVENVGDRAGDRSLDFFLRDEVSSRVRPVREHVGFTRVGLEPGASTTVDVTISNDALAVTDSRGRTRVEPGAFELTCADCSTTITVEEPNGRR from the coding sequence TTGCGAGCAACAACGTCGTCCTCCTGGTCTCTCGCGAAGCGTTACTGGCGCTGCTGCTGCCGTCGTAGACTCCTCGCGGTCGTCTCAGCCGCGTCGGTATTCGGCTGCCAGCGCGTTCGCATCGCCCCCGCCCGGTGCGTTCGTGTCGGGTTCGGTCGCTCGAGGGGTGGCTTCGGTACGAGTGCGAACCGGACCCGCGAGTCTCAGACGCTGCTCGAGAACGACGGTCTCCTCCCGCTGTCGGACGATATCGACTCGATCTTCGTGACGGGTCCGAACGCGAACTCCCTGCGCAACCAATACGGCGGATGGAGCGTCCAGGATCCGGACCCTGCGGCCGGATCGACTATTCTCGACGGGATCACGGATCGCGCCGGTAGCGGGGCGTCGGTCCAGTACGAGACGGGCGCGTCACTCAGGGAGCGACGGGATCTCGAGGCGGTCGCGAACGGAGCGGCGGACGCGGACGTAGCGATCGTCGCCGTCGGCGAGGGGTGGTATTACCACGAATTCGGCCCGTCGGAGCTCACCGGTCCCACCGGGAGCTTTCCGTCCCGTTCGCTGCACGAACTGCCGACAGCCCAGCGCGACCTGCTCGAGACCGTGGCCGAAACCGGGACGCCGATGGTGGTCGTCGCGGTATCGGGTCGGCCACTCGCGCTGTCGTGGACCGCCGAAACCGCCGACGCGCTGGTCTTCTCGTACTACCCGGGTAGCGAAGGCGGTGACGCGATCGCCGACGTCCTGTTCGGCGATTACAACCCGTCGGGCCGGTTGCCGATCAGCGTTCCGCGCTCGGCGGCCGAGTTGCCGACGACGTTCAACCACGTCGCCCATCCGACGCCGATCGGTGCCGACGAACACCCCGATACGTACGATCCCCTCTACGAGTTCGGCCACGGCGAGAGCTACACCGAGTTTTCGTGTACCGACCTCTCGGTGGTCGACTCGCGGATCGGTCCCGCCGAATCGGTCACCGCGTCGATCACCGTCGAAAACGTCGGCGATCGCGCGGGCGATCGGTCCCTCGATTTCTTCCTGCGTGACGAGGTGAGTTCGCGTGTCCGGCCGGTTCGCGAACACGTCGGCTTCACACGAGTCGGCCTCGAGCCCGGTGCGTCGACGACGGTCGACGTGACGATTTCGAACGATGCACTCGCGGTAACCGACTCCCGGGGCCGAACGAGGGTCGAACCGGGTGCGTTCGAACTCACGTGCGCCGATTGTTCGACGACGATCACGGTCGAAGAGCCGAACGGACGCCGCTAA